A single Populus alba chromosome 7, ASM523922v2, whole genome shotgun sequence DNA region contains:
- the LOC118030543 gene encoding uncharacterized protein has protein sequence MEDIDWKKKTKKKQRWSVTYTKHIKQKRKIYQDGFLDLHFSTNKVMLFDECEKLLECRILKDEEVVSSSETLTFNSFLVDVGDPEVGGDNNSNNKLTVSDLNFHGRDRKITERFGFMRRQKFRNPSISSSGGEDTVEENEARPDCRSTSQKIIREIKKSELRRYVVPESSPDMSKSATEWQVLYTTQLTQKTKKYHDGFLRLASRESLGTQIMLYDASKRQLDCRFLKKDEKISSGESISFDAHLVDIGEPGGENQLLEDLNIQRNNSNDASKLGTMHGQPNGIKDNKSVTKEWCALYSSHITQKAKKYHSGILRLASCGSYRKQVTLLSEGKTFLTSKFLSLSEDVKVGSKLALPKYLVEVGEPLMSSEGKYQNTYSREDANSRSISIEDRTRLCNAVPTNKTIRNACQILSILQKPAVQGSVAVQCIDKSINASTLSEDSELSRQSFAHEGPSQNLDDGGSSKIVDIEISADLNFSEVLSTFSGNQFPNDTEAAGKFEQCHPAKVEADTKCCDEAFASSISSLMGSCTHSPNDDKKKTLDQPKSAREMDEWPTFDLGF, from the exons ATGGAGGATATCGActggaagaagaagacgaagaagaagcagagatgGAGTGTAACCTACACAAAGCACATCAAGCAAAAGCGAAAAATCTATCAAGACGGTTTCTTAGATCTTCACTTCTCCACAAACAAG GTCATGCTGTTTGACGAGTGCGAGAAGTTATTAGAATGCAGAATCTTGAAGGATGAAGAAGTTGTTAGTTCCAGTGAAACCCTAACATTCAATTCCTTTCTTGTTGATGTTGGAGATCCTGAGGTCGGTggtgataataatagtaataataagcTAACGGTATCAGATTTGAATTTTCACGGAAGGGATAGGAAAATTACCGAAAGGTTTGGTTTCATGCGTCGACAAAAGTTTAGAAATCCTTCGATTTCTTCCTCCG GTGGAGAGGATACTGTGGAGGAGAATGAAGCACGACCGGATTGTCGAAGCACGTCGCAAAAGATCATCAGAG AGATCAAGAAGAGTGAACTGCGAAGGTATGTAGTGCCAGAGAGCAGTCCAGATATGTCAAAAAGTGCAACAG AATGGCAGGTCTTATACACTACGCAACTGACTCAAAAGACCAAGAAGTACCACGATGGTTTCTTAAGACTTGCAAGTCGTGAATCCTTAGGGACACAG ATCATGCTGTATGATGCAAGCAAGAGACAATTAGATTGTAGGTTCCTcaagaaagatgaaaaaataagttctGGTGAATCAATATCATTTGATGCTCATTTGGTTGACATTGGAGAACCTGGAGGAGAAAATCAGCTTCTAGAGGATTTGAACATTCAAAGAAATAATTCTAATGATGCTAGCAAACTGGGAACAATGCATGGACAGCCAAATGGTATTAAAGACAACAAATCCGTTACAAAAG AATGGTGTGCTCTTTACAGTAGTCATATAACTCAAAAGGCCAAGAAGTACCACAGTGGAATCCTCAGGCTTGCTTCTTGTGGTTCTTACAGAAAGCAG GTCACTTTATTAAGTGAAGGTAAAACCTTCCTGACCAGTAAGTTCCTCAGCTTGTCAGAAGATGTGAAAGTCGGAAGCAAGCTTGCACTGCCGAAATATTTGGTAGAAGTTGGCGAGCCATTAATGAGTTCTGAAG gAAAATATCAAAACACTTATTCAAGGGAAGATGCAAATTCAAGAAGCATCTCTATTGAAGATAGAACCAGGTTGTGCAATGCTGTTCCTACAAACAAAACTATACGCAatg CCTGTCAAATCTTGTCCATTCTCCAAAAACCTGCAGTTCAGGGGAGTGTTGCTGTCCAGTGTATTGATAAGAGCATAAATGCTTCGACTCTATCTGAAGACTCTGAATTATCGAGACAATCATTCGCACATGAAGGACCCAGTCAAAATTTGGATGATGGAGGATCAAGTAAAATTGTGGACATTGAGATATCTGCAGATCTCAACTTTTCCGAAG TATTATCTACTTTTAGCGGTAATCAATTTCCCAATGACACTGAAGCTGCTGGAAAGTTTGAACAG TGTCATCCGGCCAAAGTAGAAGCTGACACCAAATGCTGTGATGAAGCTTTTGCTTCTAGTATTTCCAGTTTGATGGGTTCCTGTACTCACAGtcctaatgatgataaaaagaaGACTCTTGATCAGCCCAAGAGTGCAAGGGAAATGGATGAATGGCCTACATTCGATCTTGGATTTTGA